TGCATTGGAGTTATTAAATGAAAATGTGCTGTGCATACCACGAATCTCACCAATCTCACCGCTGGCAATGATATCTCGGATCTGCTCATATCTTGGATGATGGCGGTACATGAATGCTTCAGCCAGATGCACACCTGCATCTGCACAAGCTTGAACCATCTCCTGAGCTTCCTGTTCTGTCAGAGCCAGTGGTTTTTCGCACAAAATATGTTTGCCTGCTTCAGCAGCCCGGATCGTCCATTCCCGATGAAGATGATTCGGCAGTGGGATATATACGGCATCAATGGAATCATCAGCGAGCAAAGCTTCATAACTGCCATAAGCCTTGTCGATCCCAAGTTGTTCGGCAGTCTGTTTGGCTTTATCTTCGTCTCGACTGGCAATCGCGGTTACTTCATTCAACTCGGATTGCTGCAGGCCTGGAATGACGGATTCCACAGCAATGCTAGCGCTACCAAGAATGCCCCAACGCAATTTTTGAACTGAATTCATGTGTTGTATCCTCCTGTGTATGAATGTATATTGTGATTATAAAGAATAGACCAATGAATTAAAATGATAATATATTGAGGTTAGTTAACACAATATTGTTGATCAAGGAGAACCGGCTATGATGAGACAAACCGTATTGCTTACCCTGCAGGATATTCCATATTTTTGTTATCCCGAGTCCGTTGGACATTATATGGACCACGTCCAGCATTCCGTATTGCGTGAGGCTGGCGCACTGAACAACTTTAATATTCACTACGTCGCTTCAGGCAAGGGATATGTGGAAGTGGGCGGGGTAGTGCATGAGCTTCGCGCAGGTCAGGCGTTTCTCTATTTCCCGCAGCAGCGGCAGCATTATTATAGTAGTGAAGATGATCCATGGGATGTACGATGGGTTCATTTTTACGGTGAACGTCTGCATGATTATATGATCGAGCGGGGGTTACATCGCAATCTATTGTGGACACTGCGGCAACGCAGCTCTTGGGAAGAGGCTCATCTGGCCTTGCTCACTGAAGCGGAACAGAACACCATGCTGCGTCCGGCTCAGCTATCCACACTGACCTATGCCGTACTCGCCGAGTTCGTGCAGCATGCAGTACCTTTAAAGAGTACACGTACCACAAGTAAGGCGGAGAGTCGGGTTCTTGCACTTCTCCCACAGATGCAGCAGGAGGCCTGTCAACCTTTCCTGTTACAGGACTGGGCGGATCTCGCAGGTGTGAGTTCGTATTACTTTTGCAAAA
The nucleotide sequence above comes from Paenibacillus sp. W2I17. Encoded proteins:
- a CDS encoding AraC family transcriptional regulator, which codes for MMRQTVLLTLQDIPYFCYPESVGHYMDHVQHSVLREAGALNNFNIHYVASGKGYVEVGGVVHELRAGQAFLYFPQQRQHYYSSEDDPWDVRWVHFYGERLHDYMIERGLHRNLLWTLRQRSSWEEAHLALLTEAEQNTMLRPAQLSTLTYAVLAEFVQHAVPLKSTRTTSKAESRVLALLPQMQQEACQPFLLQDWADLAGVSSYYFCKMFKSAVEMTPMEFITRSRLQMAKQWLLERPTANIGQIAEEAGYPNASYFNRQFMAHEGMTPTDYRGLYHN